One genomic segment of Desulfovibrio sp. UCD-KL4C includes these proteins:
- a CDS encoding mannose-1-phosphate guanylyltransferase/mannose-6-phosphate isomerase, which yields MIIPVILSGGSGTRLWPLSRKLYPKQLLDLTGNESLLQATANRGCGIKGAGNPIIVCNESHRFIVAEQLREINLHPDTIFLEPEGRNSAPAIAVSAFRVYAENPDGLLLVMPSDHVFKDSAAFYAAVEDGVASAENGDFVLFGIVPTSPETGYGYVRHGDASDANNVLSVKEFVEKPDYKTAQTYLDSGEYFWNSGVFLFKAQVFLDKLKELEPELYEACSLAVEKAHVDLDFVRLHEASFISCPAKSVDYAVMERVTNRVVVSLDSGWSDIGSWDSLMREFPDDENGNVLVGDVVTEGVTNSFLHSSGRIIGVVGMDNVVVVETDDAVLVADRKKTQDVKKLVEALSKAGREEVSVHRKVYRPWGSYERIDSGGRFQVKRIVVKPDGILSSQMHYHRAEHWVVVKGTAIVLIGEKEMMLNEDQSTYIPIGVKHRLTNPGKIDLELIEVQTGSYLGEDDISRFDDVYGRSKEMPKS from the coding sequence CTGGAAACGAGTCTTTGTTACAGGCGACCGCTAATCGCGGATGCGGTATAAAGGGTGCCGGGAATCCTATAATTGTGTGTAATGAGTCTCACCGCTTTATAGTGGCTGAGCAGCTTAGAGAGATTAATCTCCATCCAGATACAATATTTCTTGAACCGGAAGGAAGAAATTCCGCTCCGGCAATAGCTGTTTCGGCTTTTCGTGTGTATGCAGAAAACCCTGATGGACTTTTGCTGGTAATGCCGTCTGATCATGTTTTTAAAGATTCGGCAGCGTTCTATGCCGCAGTTGAAGATGGCGTAGCGAGCGCTGAAAATGGTGATTTTGTTCTTTTCGGTATTGTTCCGACCTCACCTGAAACTGGTTATGGATATGTTCGGCATGGTGATGCTTCTGATGCAAATAATGTTTTATCAGTCAAAGAATTTGTTGAAAAACCGGATTATAAAACAGCTCAAACTTATCTTGATTCTGGAGAATATTTTTGGAATAGCGGTGTATTTCTTTTTAAGGCTCAAGTCTTCCTTGATAAACTTAAGGAGCTTGAGCCAGAGCTTTACGAGGCATGTAGTCTTGCAGTTGAAAAAGCCCATGTTGACCTTGATTTTGTAAGACTCCACGAAGCAAGTTTTATTTCATGTCCTGCTAAATCTGTTGATTATGCTGTAATGGAAAGAGTTACAAACAGAGTTGTAGTTTCGCTTGATAGCGGCTGGTCAGATATTGGGTCATGGGATTCATTGATGCGGGAATTTCCTGATGATGAGAATGGCAATGTCTTAGTAGGAGATGTTGTTACTGAAGGTGTAACAAATAGTTTCCTTCATTCATCGGGAAGAATTATCGGTGTTGTCGGCATGGACAATGTTGTGGTTGTAGAAACTGACGATGCGGTCTTAGTGGCGGACCGTAAAAAAACTCAGGATGTTAAAAAACTGGTTGAAGCGCTCAGTAAAGCCGGACGGGAAGAAGTCTCTGTGCATCGTAAGGTATATCGCCCGTGGGGATCTTATGAGCGAATCGATTCCGGTGGTAGATTTCAGGTTAAACGTATTGTTGTAAAACCGGACGGTATACTTTCGTCGCAGATGCACTATCACCGAGCGGAGCATTGGGTTGTTGTCAAAGGAACCGCAATCGTACTTATCGGTGAAAAAGAAATGATGCTTAACGAAGATCAGTCCACATATATTCCTATTGGAGTCAAACATAGGCTTACTAATCCTGGTAAAATAGATCTTGAACTCATTGAAGTACAGACCGGGAGTTATCTTGGAGAAGATGACATTTCACGTTTTGACGATGTTTACGGACGTTCAAAGGAAATGCCTAAGTCGTGA
- a CDS encoding response regulator — MPENSKETVLVVESSQTQVRIITEHIESLTYFDTVTASSLDEVEEILENNGEDVFIAVLNLNIKGAPDGEAVDYVLSRKIPCIILTSTFDEKIRNRFIEKNVLDYFNKGNSNGLDDMVSLIRRVHSNSDIKVVVAEDNGTARKVMCKLLERLNFNVFAAEDGSKALAYIRANPDVQLLLTDYEMPELDGFELVAEVRKTHTRDQLAILGVSAHDSGAITAKFLKRGANDFLKKPFEVEEFSWRVTNNLNELDRISSIKDAYSHDPLTGFGNMKTFLEQGREVFNSLSKQDRTPVLAAFNVDNLLEISSKFGWDAGAAALKKAASNLEQQSLGWLLSARWDGGFLILAEDPEILKNDLVAAQTSFAKSAVGVAGERFKATASFAVCKAGEDSLDATMSKVVTVLDKMQSIGVDSFRFV; from the coding sequence ATGCCCGAGAATTCAAAAGAGACAGTACTTGTTGTTGAAAGCAGCCAGACTCAGGTCCGAATTATCACTGAGCATATCGAAAGTCTGACTTATTTTGATACAGTAACAGCTTCTTCGCTTGATGAGGTTGAAGAAATCCTTGAAAACAATGGAGAGGATGTCTTTATAGCTGTACTTAACCTGAATATCAAGGGAGCTCCGGACGGTGAAGCCGTAGATTATGTTCTTTCACGTAAGATTCCATGCATTATTTTAACTTCAACTTTCGATGAAAAAATTCGTAACCGATTTATTGAAAAGAATGTTCTTGATTATTTCAACAAGGGAAATAGTAATGGTCTTGACGATATGGTTTCTTTGATCCGTAGAGTTCATTCAAACAGCGATATTAAAGTTGTTGTTGCTGAAGATAACGGAACAGCCAGAAAAGTTATGTGTAAACTGCTTGAGCGGCTTAATTTTAACGTTTTTGCCGCTGAAGATGGATCTAAAGCCCTAGCGTATATTCGTGCTAATCCTGATGTTCAACTTTTACTTACTGATTATGAAATGCCTGAGCTTGATGGATTTGAACTGGTTGCGGAGGTTCGTAAAACTCATACCAGAGATCAATTGGCTATCCTTGGGGTTTCTGCTCATGACTCCGGTGCTATTACAGCTAAATTCCTCAAACGCGGGGCTAATGACTTTCTTAAAAAACCTTTTGAGGTGGAAGAATTTTCATGGCGTGTCACTAATAACCTCAATGAACTAGATCGTATCTCTTCAATTAAAGATGCTTACAGTCATGACCCACTGACGGGGTTTGGCAATATGAAGACTTTCCTTGAACAAGGGCGTGAGGTTTTCAATAGCCTTAGTAAACAGGATCGTACTCCCGTTTTAGCCGCATTTAATGTGGATAATTTACTGGAAATAAGCTCTAAATTTGGATGGGATGCAGGGGCTGCCGCTCTAAAAAAAGCTGCTTCGAATCTTGAGCAACAGTCGCTCGGCTGGTTGCTTTCTGCTCGCTGGGATGGTGGTTTTCTTATTTTGGCTGAAGATCCTGAGATCTTGAAGAATGACCTCGTTGCAGCGCAGACAAGCTTTGCAAAGAGTGCCGTCGGTGTTGCCGGAGAAAGATTTAAAGCAACGGCGTCATTTGCTGTTTGCAAAGCCGGAGAAGACAGTCTTGATGCGACTATGTCGAAAGTTGTTACTGTTCTCGATAAGATGCAGTCCATCGGAGTGGATTCTTTCCGCTTTGTGTAG